One Granulicella sp. 5B5 DNA window includes the following coding sequences:
- a CDS encoding aldo/keto reductase yields MQTRKLGNSNLEVSALGLGCMGMSFGYGTVSDETEMIALMHKAVDMGVTFFDTAEVYGPFTNEVLVGKALSPIRDKVVIATKFGWEANPADGGKWNALNSHPDHIRKVCDESLKRLNIDVIDLYYQHRVDLNVPIEDVAGAVKDLIAAGKVKHFGLSEAGAQTIRRAHAVQPVAALQSEYSLFFREPEQEIIPTLEELGIGFVPFSPLGKGFLTGKMDANTKFDSTDFRSTSPRLAPDALKSNHALVDVITDFGKKKNATPAQIALAWLLAKQPWIVPIPGTTKLNRLEENLGALNVELSPADVEALEAASSSVKLEGARYSPFHQQLVGR; encoded by the coding sequence ATGCAAACGCGCAAACTCGGCAACAGCAATCTTGAAGTCTCCGCCCTTGGCCTCGGCTGCATGGGCATGAGCTTTGGCTACGGCACCGTCTCCGATGAGACTGAGATGATCGCCCTCATGCACAAGGCCGTCGACATGGGCGTCACCTTCTTCGACACCGCAGAGGTCTATGGCCCCTTCACCAACGAAGTCCTCGTCGGCAAGGCGCTCTCGCCCATCCGCGACAAGGTCGTCATCGCGACCAAGTTCGGCTGGGAGGCCAATCCCGCCGACGGCGGCAAGTGGAACGCCCTCAACAGCCACCCGGACCACATCAGGAAGGTCTGCGACGAGTCGCTCAAGCGCCTCAATATCGACGTCATCGACCTCTACTACCAGCACCGCGTCGATCTCAACGTGCCGATCGAAGACGTTGCCGGCGCGGTCAAGGACCTCATCGCCGCGGGTAAGGTCAAGCACTTCGGCCTGTCGGAGGCTGGCGCGCAGACCATCCGCCGCGCCCACGCCGTGCAGCCCGTCGCCGCGCTGCAGAGCGAGTACTCGCTCTTCTTCCGCGAGCCCGAGCAGGAGATTATCCCTACGCTCGAAGAGCTCGGCATCGGCTTCGTCCCCTTCAGCCCACTTGGCAAGGGCTTCCTTACCGGCAAGATGGACGCCAACACAAAGTTCGACAGCACTGACTTCCGCAGCACCTCGCCCCGCCTGGCTCCAGATGCTCTTAAGTCCAACCACGCGCTGGTCGATGTCATCACCGACTTCGGCAAAAAGAAGAACGCCACCCCTGCACAGATCGCTCTGGCGTGGCTGCTGGCAAAGCAGCCGTGGATTGTTCCCATCCCCGGCACTACCAAGCTCAACCGTCTCGAAGAGAACCTCGGGGCCCTCAACGTCGAACTTTCCCCAGCTGATGTCGAGGCTCTCGAAGCTGCCTCTTCCAGCGTCAAGCTGGAAGGTGCTCGCTACTCGCCGTTCCATC
- a CDS encoding AraC family transcriptional regulator, translating to MLKHFRVAGTLSTRLEESGVSVSAVLRRAGLPQDLFQQTRILVNTEELFALWRAIAEVSSDPAIGLKLGTENRIERFHPSGIAALSTENFGAAIDHLARYKRLSVPEELVHDRQGDEWSIQFRWTLAVEAEPPVLVDHCFAWMLTIVRHGTGMRITPLRLELVQPRTHTKALERHFGCPIVCGSAQNAIVFRTADAAIPFVTRNAELLEMLAPQFELDLKQHTNGDDSFLELVRGAIQQRLTGHRPTTEDVARELHMSSRTLQRRLQESGSSFQRVLDEARRQMARYYLKNSVLELNEAAYLLGYEDASSFARAFRAWEGVPPGHWREANRETTIN from the coding sequence ATGCTCAAACACTTTCGAGTTGCCGGCACCCTAAGCACGCGGTTGGAGGAGTCGGGAGTCTCTGTCTCCGCGGTTCTCCGCCGCGCAGGGCTCCCGCAGGACCTCTTCCAGCAGACCCGCATACTCGTCAACACCGAAGAGCTCTTCGCCCTGTGGCGGGCCATCGCTGAGGTCAGCAGCGACCCCGCCATCGGCCTCAAGCTCGGCACTGAAAATCGCATTGAACGTTTCCACCCCAGCGGCATCGCGGCGCTCTCCACCGAAAACTTCGGTGCGGCCATCGATCACCTCGCGCGCTACAAGCGTCTCTCCGTGCCGGAGGAGCTCGTGCACGACCGCCAGGGCGACGAGTGGAGCATCCAGTTTCGCTGGACGCTCGCCGTCGAAGCCGAACCGCCCGTGCTCGTCGACCACTGCTTTGCGTGGATGCTCACCATCGTGCGCCACGGCACCGGCATGCGCATCACTCCCCTGCGGTTGGAGCTTGTGCAGCCGCGCACGCACACCAAGGCACTCGAACGGCACTTCGGCTGCCCCATCGTCTGCGGCAGCGCGCAAAACGCCATCGTCTTTCGCACGGCTGACGCAGCCATTCCCTTCGTCACCCGCAACGCCGAATTGCTGGAGATGCTCGCCCCGCAGTTCGAGCTCGACCTCAAACAGCACACGAACGGCGATGACAGCTTTCTAGAACTCGTCCGCGGTGCGATTCAGCAGCGGCTCACCGGCCATCGTCCCACAACGGAGGACGTGGCCCGCGAACTGCACATGAGCTCCCGCACGCTGCAGCGCCGCCTGCAGGAGTCCGGCTCCAGCTTCCAGCGCGTACTCGATGAAGCGCGCCGCCAAATGGCACGCTACTACCTCAAGAACTCCGTCCTTGAGCTCAACGAAGCCGCCTACCTGCTCGGCTACGAGGACGCCAGCTCCTTCGCCCGCGCCTTCCGCGCCTGGGAAGGTGTGCCTCCCGGCCACTGGCGCGAAGCCAACCGCGAAACCACCATCAACTAG
- a CDS encoding NAD(P)-dependent alcohol dehydrogenase, whose protein sequence is MFNARAYSATSSTSPLASTTIARRDPTENDVQIEILFCGICHSDLHTVRNEWAAVMPTVYPCVPGHEIVGRVTKVGSAVTGFKPGDLAGVGCLVDSDGTCPACKEGLEQFCPGMTLTYNSPDKHTGGVTYGGYSDSIVVDQRFALHIPANLDLAAAAPLLCAGITTYSPMHHWGVGAGKKVGIVGLGGLGHMGVKFAHAMGAHTVVFTTSPSKVEDAIRLGADEVVISRDAAQMQKHANSFDFILDCVSADHDINAYIQLLGRDGNMTLVGAPEKPLSLSSFGLIFGRKSVSGSPIGGLKETQEMLDFCGEHNITSDVEVIAIQQVNEAYERLLKADVKYRFSIDMASLKS, encoded by the coding sequence ATGTTCAACGCGAGAGCCTACTCCGCAACCAGCTCCACCTCGCCGCTAGCCTCCACCACGATCGCGCGGCGCGATCCCACCGAGAATGACGTTCAGATTGAGATCCTCTTCTGCGGCATCTGCCACTCGGACCTCCATACAGTGCGCAACGAGTGGGCCGCAGTCATGCCCACCGTCTATCCCTGCGTGCCGGGGCATGAGATCGTGGGCCGCGTCACCAAGGTCGGCTCCGCCGTCACCGGTTTCAAGCCCGGCGACCTCGCCGGTGTCGGCTGCCTGGTCGACTCCGACGGCACCTGCCCCGCCTGCAAGGAAGGCCTCGAGCAGTTCTGCCCCGGCATGACGCTCACCTACAACTCGCCCGACAAGCACACCGGCGGCGTCACCTACGGCGGCTACTCGGACAGCATCGTGGTCGACCAGCGCTTCGCCCTGCACATCCCTGCGAACCTTGACCTCGCCGCCGCCGCACCGCTGCTCTGCGCGGGCATCACCACCTACTCACCCATGCACCACTGGGGAGTCGGCGCGGGCAAGAAGGTCGGCATCGTCGGTCTCGGCGGCCTCGGCCACATGGGCGTCAAGTTCGCGCATGCCATGGGAGCGCACACCGTCGTCTTCACCACCTCGCCCAGCAAGGTTGAAGACGCCATCCGCCTCGGCGCGGACGAGGTCGTTATCTCCAGGGACGCTGCGCAGATGCAGAAGCACGCCAACAGCTTCGACTTCATCCTCGACTGCGTCTCCGCCGACCACGACATCAACGCCTACATCCAGCTGCTTGGCCGCGATGGCAACATGACCCTCGTTGGTGCGCCCGAAAAGCCGCTCAGCCTCAGCTCCTTCGGCCTCATCTTCGGCAGAAAGAGTGTCTCCGGCTCGCCCATCGGTGGCCTCAAGGAAACTCAGGAGATGCTCGATTTCTGCGGCGAGCATAACATCACATCCGATGTCGAGGTCATCGCCATCCAACAGGTGAACGAGGCCTACGAGCGCCTGCTCAAAGCAGACGTGAAGTATCGCTTCTCCATCGACATGGCGTCTTTGAAGTCCTAA
- a CDS encoding secondary thiamine-phosphate synthase enzyme YjbQ, whose amino-acid sequence MKQATHALTLSTRGQGLYEFTLTLCEWLQHQQMQTGLLTVFCRHTSASLLIQENADPTVRRDIKAYFSRIAPENGPYEHNYEGADDMPAHLKTALTQVQLSIPVVNGSLVFGTWQGVYLFEHRTHPHRREIVLHLIGE is encoded by the coding sequence ACCCTCTCCACCCGCGGCCAGGGCCTATATGAGTTCACCTTGACTCTCTGCGAATGGCTCCAGCACCAGCAGATGCAGACAGGCCTGCTTACCGTTTTCTGTCGCCATACATCCGCATCGCTGCTGATCCAGGAAAACGCCGACCCCACCGTGCGTCGCGACATCAAGGCGTACTTCAGCCGCATCGCACCAGAAAACGGGCCCTACGAACACAACTACGAAGGCGCGGACGACATGCCCGCGCATCTGAAGACCGCTCTCACACAGGTACAGTTATCCATCCCTGTTGTGAATGGCAGCCTCGTTTTCGGCACCTGGCAGGGTGTCTATCTCTTCGAACATCGCACCCACCCTCACCGGCGCGAGATCGTTCTGCATCTGATTGGCGAATAG